Genomic window (Rossellomorea aquimaris):
TCTCTTCACATGTTGGTCCTGCTCCAAATCACTGTTTGCCAGAATCCGCAGTCGAATCGCTTCTTCCGGGATTACCATCGTCTCCTGAGCCGCCAGTTCCTGCTTCGGTATATATAAACTTAGAATCGTTCCTAATGATAGAATCAAGATATACAATAAAACCGTATGTTTTGTTTTCATTTCCTCTCCCCCTCAGTAAAACAGTCTAGTCAAAAAGGGGAAATCTTAAACTAGTAAAATAACATTTTGTTTGGAAATTCTGCTGAATTTCGATTTTGAAAATATAGTTGTTTTTAAAAAAGCGAGTGCTAGTTGATTTCCGCTCCAGGTGCTCGCTTTCAGCGGGGCTGGCGGTGAGCCTCCTCGGCTGCGCCTCCGGGGCTCTCACCTGTCCAGCTTTTCCCGCAGGATTCGAGCACCTTCCGCTCCAATCAACTTTCTGAGTATCTATCTTTCACAGAGAAAAATAATGAAAACAACTTTTTATATCCAAGCTGACAATGCCTGCATTCATACCAAAACTGACTCTTTTTCAACAAAAAACACCCCCGATCATACGAATCGAGGGTCAACATCCTTATTTTCTCTCACAAAACACCATACGATCTTTCCCGTTGATATCATGAACGACTTCCACTTCTGCATCAGGAAATGTATCCCGAAGTAAGTCAGCCACCGTCTCGCCCTGTCCGACTCCGACTTCGAAACCGATCAGACATTTTTCCTTCATTACCAACGGCAGTTCATCCATAAATCTCTTGTATAGATCAAAGCCATCTTCCCCGCCAAACAAAGCGAGTTCAGGTTCATGTTCAATGACTATATCTGATAGCGTTTCACGATCTGTCAGGGGAATATATGGAGGATTCGATAAAAGGATATCGAGTTTCACGCCTTCTTCAATTAAAGGCTGCAATAAGTCCCCTTCAAAAAAGCGAACCTCAGCTCCGAGTCTCTCACTATTTTCATTGGCAACAGCAAGCGCTTCACTAGAAATATCCACAGCCATCATATCAAGTGGAAAACGATCCGCCTCAAGCTTCAACGTAATCGCAATCGCCCCGCTACCCGTTCCAACATCAGCAGCCAGCAAAGAAGTGTCCGAATCACTAAACAGATCCTTCATTTTCTGCAAGCCATAATAAATCAGTTCTTCCGTTTCAGGTCTCGGAATCAGCACATGCTCATTCACCACAAACTCCCGACCATAAAACTCCTCAACCCCAATAATATGCTGAATCGGCACTCCACCAACATGCCGGCGAATCCCATCCTGGAATTCTTCCCACTTCTCTAGAGGGACGGACCTCCGCTGTTCAGCCAGAAGTTGGGATCGGGACATCCCTACTAAATGCCGCAAATAGATTTCTCCCACATTTTCATCACGGCCATTTTCGACTAAAAAAGAAGAAGCCCATTTTAGGGCTTCAAATATGGTAACAGACGTCATTATTCTTCCAATCTCTCTAGAAGTTTGGATTGATCCTCGATGATTAACGCATCGATGACTTCATCCATCTTTCCTTCAAGAATTTGGTCAAGCTTTTGTATCGTCAATCCGATCCGATGATCCGTTACGCGGTTTTGTGGGAAATTGTACGTACGGATACGTTCGGAACGGTCACCTGTACCAACCGCTGATTTACGGTTTGCATCGTATTCAGCTTGAACTTCACGTTGGAATTTATCGTAAACGCGGGCACGCAATACTTTCATTGCTTTCTCTTTGTTCTTGATTTGTGACTTTTCATCCTGACATGACACGACTACACCTGTCGGCATGTGAGTCAGACGGACAGCAGACATGGTTGTATTAACACTTTGTCCTCCCGGGCCACTGGATGCGAAGGTATCGACACGGATATCTTTGTCGTGAATATCCACTTCGACTTCTTCCGCTTCCGGCAGACAGGCAACCGTTGCCGTCGACGTATGAATACGTCCGCCGGATTCTGTTTCAGGTACACGTTGCACACGGTGTGCCCCGTTTTCGTATTTCATTTTGGAGAATGCTCCATTTCCGTTGATCATAAAGATGATTTCTTTATATCCACCGACGCCAGTCGAGTTCGCTTCCATCACTTCGGTCTTCCAACCTTGTGATTCTGCATAGCGGCTGTACATACGGTATAAGTCACCGGCAAACAGGGCTGCTTCATCTCCACCTGCAGCACCACGGACCTCCATGATTACGTTCTTATCATCGTTCGGGTCTTTCGGGATCAATAATATTTTCAGACGGGCTTCCAATGCTTCAATTTGTTCTTCAAGCTCGGAAACTTCTTCTTTCACCATTTCACGCATATCAGCATCAAGCTTATCATCCAGCATTGCCTTAGCGTCTTTATACTGCCCAGTAAGTTCTTTATATTCTCGATATGCTTCTACCGTTGCTTGGATGTCTGATTGCTCTTTTGAATAATCTCTTAGCTTCTTTGGGTCATTCACAATTTCTGGATCACTCAATAGTTCATTTAACTTATCATAGCGATCTTCCACTGCTTGTAAACGATCGAACACAGCTATTCACCTCAATTTTAGTCCATAACAGTCTAATTATATTATATGGTGTATGCAAACACAAGGAAGATCGGGGGTAGGAGGAAGGCATAAACAGGTGGATTTTATGCAAAAGGCAAGCAGGTCAGTCTCCAGACCTGCTTGCACTTTTTTATCTTTCGGTGATTTTTACATTTACATCGTACTTTGGAATGGCTTTCTCCAGTCTCTCTTTTAACATCGCTTCTTCTTTATCCGTCTCAGCCATACTCATTTCATTTTGGGTATGGGCCGTCACCCACATTTGTTCGCCATTGATCCACACTTCATCTGGTTCGAAGTTGGAATACTCCCTCACAACCTCACGTGCCTTGTCTTCATACACACCAGTTGTCGTCGATGTTGTGCCTGGTGAGTTCGTCAGGTTTGGAAAGTTAGGGTTTTCATTTGTCGTATTTCTGACGATTTTATCTTGACGATCATTTTGATCATCTTTTCGATTATCAATGAATCGTGTTCCATTTTGATCCTCGTGCATACCGAATTCAGATTCCTGATTCACTCCACACGCAGTGATTAAAATGAAGAATACCGTAAAGGATAAAACTAATACTAGTTTTTTCATGCTTTTACACCTCCTGCTTTTAGGATTTCCCACAGGAAAGTGCTTATGCACATAAAAGCGGAGACAAGTGTAAGGATAGCCTGAATAAAAGCGGTGTCGAATTTTCTTTACATCTAATAAAAAAACAAAGCCACAAACCAATGACTTTGTTTTTTATCATTATTTATACTTCCTTCACCATATCAGGTGTAACGCTCATTCCAGTCGGAACTTCATGGTGATGACGGCATCTTGGTTCATAGGCTTCAGATGCCCCCACCAGGATGACGGGATCATCGTAGCAAGCTGGTTCGCCGTTGATTAATCGTTGCGTTCGACTTGCAGGAGAGCCGCATACTGCACAAACGGCTTGAAGTTTCGTCACTTGCTCAGCAATGGACAATAAGTCCGGCATCGGACCGAATGGTTCTCCGCGGAAATCCTGATCAAGTCCTGCGAGGATGACACGATATCCACTGTTTGCTAATTTTTGGACGACCTCTACAATGCCTTCGTCAAAAAATTGAACCTCATCAATAGCTACGACATCCACCTCTGGATTCAGGTCATCGAGGATCACATGTGAACCCTCGACTGCTTTGGCGATGACAGAGGTACCATTATGAGATACAACCGACTCATCACTATAGCGATTATCTAGTTTTGGCTTATACACTGCAATTTCCTGTTTAGCAAATTGAGTGCGTCTTACCCGGCGGATCAGTTCCTCGGATTTCCCTGAGAACATACTGCCGCAAATGACTTCTACCCAACCCGTTTGTTTCATGACATACACGAAAGCGCCTCTCCTTCCTTATGCAATATTCTATAATAAAACAGCCTGACTGTTAGTAAAAATGGACTACTCTTTAGTATAAAGCATTCCTTTATGTACGGGAAAAATGCTCAAGTTTCAGTAATTTGGCAGAAAAAAAGAGGCACAGCTCAATTGGAACTGCCTCTATTTCTTCAACCATTTGCTTTAAAGAGAATAAAAAACAGGCAAGCATGAAGATCCTTGCCTGTTTTTCTAATAGAAGAGAAGTGCCAATCCCACTCGTTTATGCCTTACGCACAAAGAAATTCGATATGACCTTCCAGCTCTTCATTATTGTTGTTGATTTTTAAGACCGTATTTTTTGTTGAAACGGTCAACACGTCCACCAGCGTCAGCGAATTTCTGACGTCCTGTGTAGAATGGATGGCATTCAGAACATACCTCAACGCGCATTTCTTCCGCTACAGAACCAGTTTCAAATTCGTTACCGCAAGCACAGCTAACTTTGATCGTGTTGTACTTAGGATGAATTCCTGATTTCATTTCTTTCATCTCCTTCCGCCCTGAATCATCTGAGACAGAGTAATTTATTACGAAGATATATGTGATATGAGCATAAGCATGAGAGTTATAGCCAGCCCCTTACCACATCCATTTTTTAAAACACATTGACACTATTATAACAAGGACAAGTAATATTTGCAACCTGTAAAATTGGAAGTTACAGACATAGCCCCAATCATTCGATTACTAGATTAACGCTTCTTCGACTCTTCTGTCAACACATTGAAAAACTCTTCATTCGTCTTCGATTGCTTCAGCTTGCGCATAAGCTTCTCAGCGAAATCAGGCTGATCGGACATCGCTTTGCGAATCGCCCATAGCTTTTCAAGATGATCCGGTTTGATGAGAAGTTCTTCTCGACGAGTTCCGGAACGACGGATGTCGATGGCCGGGAAGATACGTCTTTCAGCAAGAGAACGATCAAGATGAAGTTCCAGGTTCCCTGTTCCTTTGAACTCTTCATAAATCACATCGTCCATACGTGATCCTGTATCCACTAACGCTGTCGCAAGAACCGTCAAGCTTCCGCCCTCTTCAATGTTTCGTGCAGCACCGAAGAATCGTTTCGGACGGTGGAACGCAGCGGGATCGATACCCCCGGAAAGAGTTCGTCCACTTGGTGGGATGACCAGGTTATATGCACGGGCCAAACGGGTGATACTATCCATCAGGATAATGACGTCACGCTTGTGCTCCACTAAACGCATAGCCCGCTCAAGAACGAGTTCTGCCACTTTGATGTGGTTTTCCGGCACTTCATCGAATGTTGAGCTTACGACTTCTGCTTCTACTGAACGTTCGATATCCGTTACTTCCTCTGGACGCTCATCGATCAGAAGGATGATTAATTCCGCTTCAGGATGATTCGTTGTGATCGAGTTCGCGATTTCTTTGATCAGCATCGTCTTACCCGCTTTAGGTGGTGCTACGACTAATCCACGTTGTCCAAAACCGACAGGCGCTATAAGATCCATGATACGCGTGGAGATTTTATTTGGTGTTGTTTCAAGTTTCATTTGACGGTCAGGATATAAAGGCGTCAGTCCTGGGAAATGGACACGTTCTTTCGCAGATTCAGGCTCTTCTCCATTTACCATTTCAACGTGAAGCAGTCCGAAATAACGCTCGTTTTCCTTCGGAGGGCGCACTTTCCCCGATACCTTATCCCCGTTACGAAGGTCGAAACGGCGGATCTGTGACGCAGAAATATAAATATCCTCAGAGCTTGGAGAATAGTTGATCGGTCGTAAGAAACCGAATCCCTCTGATTGGATGATTTCAAGAACCCCTTCCATAAAGAAGAAGCCTTCTTGTTCTGCACGAACTTTAAGGATAGCGAAAATCAATTCTTTTTTTGTTAATTTACTATAATAAGAAACTTTGTATTGTTTGGCTAGCTCGTAAAGCTCTTTAAGCTTCATATTTTCTAAGCTAGAGATTGTTAACTCTTCCATCATGACACCACGCTTTATTAATTTGTCCTACCTATAATATAAAAAAAGAAGGGTAGATTTTTCTAAAAATGAAGAAATATGTTGAAGCATAAACTAA
Coding sequences:
- the prmC gene encoding peptide chain release factor N(5)-glutamine methyltransferase gives rise to the protein MTSVTIFEALKWASSFLVENGRDENVGEIYLRHLVGMSRSQLLAEQRRSVPLEKWEEFQDGIRRHVGGVPIQHIIGVEEFYGREFVVNEHVLIPRPETEELIYYGLQKMKDLFSDSDTSLLAADVGTGSGAIAITLKLEADRFPLDMMAVDISSEALAVANENSERLGAEVRFFEGDLLQPLIEEGVKLDILLSNPPYIPLTDRETLSDIVIEHEPELALFGGEDGFDLYKRFMDELPLVMKEKCLIGFEVGVGQGETVADLLRDTFPDAEVEVVHDINGKDRMVFCERK
- the prfA gene encoding peptide chain release factor 1, coding for MFDRLQAVEDRYDKLNELLSDPEIVNDPKKLRDYSKEQSDIQATVEAYREYKELTGQYKDAKAMLDDKLDADMREMVKEEVSELEEQIEALEARLKILLIPKDPNDDKNVIMEVRGAAGGDEAALFAGDLYRMYSRYAESQGWKTEVMEANSTGVGGYKEIIFMINGNGAFSKMKYENGAHRVQRVPETESGGRIHTSTATVACLPEAEEVEVDIHDKDIRVDTFASSGPGGQSVNTTMSAVRLTHMPTGVVVSCQDEKSQIKNKEKAMKVLRARVYDKFQREVQAEYDANRKSAVGTGDRSERIRTYNFPQNRVTDHRIGLTIQKLDQILEGKMDEVIDALIIEDQSKLLERLEE
- a CDS encoding thymidine kinase; amino-acid sequence: MYVMKQTGWVEVICGSMFSGKSEELIRRVRRTQFAKQEIAVYKPKLDNRYSDESVVSHNGTSVIAKAVEGSHVILDDLNPEVDVVAIDEVQFFDEGIVEVVQKLANSGYRVILAGLDQDFRGEPFGPMPDLLSIAEQVTKLQAVCAVCGSPASRTQRLINGEPACYDDPVILVGASEAYEPRCRHHHEVPTGMSVTPDMVKEV
- the rpmE gene encoding 50S ribosomal protein L31, with amino-acid sequence MKSGIHPKYNTIKVSCACGNEFETGSVAEEMRVEVCSECHPFYTGRQKFADAGGRVDRFNKKYGLKNQQQ
- the rho gene encoding transcription termination factor Rho; translation: MEELTISSLENMKLKELYELAKQYKVSYYSKLTKKELIFAILKVRAEQEGFFFMEGVLEIIQSEGFGFLRPINYSPSSEDIYISASQIRRFDLRNGDKVSGKVRPPKENERYFGLLHVEMVNGEEPESAKERVHFPGLTPLYPDRQMKLETTPNKISTRIMDLIAPVGFGQRGLVVAPPKAGKTMLIKEIANSITTNHPEAELIILLIDERPEEVTDIERSVEAEVVSSTFDEVPENHIKVAELVLERAMRLVEHKRDVIILMDSITRLARAYNLVIPPSGRTLSGGIDPAAFHRPKRFFGAARNIEEGGSLTVLATALVDTGSRMDDVIYEEFKGTGNLELHLDRSLAERRIFPAIDIRRSGTRREELLIKPDHLEKLWAIRKAMSDQPDFAEKLMRKLKQSKTNEEFFNVLTEESKKR